Proteins co-encoded in one Halococcoides cellulosivorans genomic window:
- a CDS encoding single-stranded-DNA-specific exonuclease RecJ, which produces MAPVEALTDHAERCARTLADAADVRVVTHDDADGLTAGAIAAEALDRAEIPASVRVVDGLSTDRIESIAADGGTVWFTDIGSGQLDAIAAQSDWTPVVADHHQIADASIDAHCNPMLAGLDGASDLSGAGAVYLVARALVGSEARDLAAQAVVGAVGDRQLVDGELVGANAAIVDEGEAVGVIERTTDLDVFGRQTRPLPQVLASASVSIPGVLDDPATVTAWLATHVDDPDQRWADCAPATRQTIASALFQAAIERGVPADRIDDLVGTAYTLAREPDGTALRDAAEFATLLNATARYDESEVGIALARGERGDVLDRARELLETHRENLSAGVDLMLDRGTTTETAIQWVDLEDAVRPTIVGIVASLARSELPDRPIIAFADDDGDRKVSARGPARLVRAGLNLGVAMDRAATHVGGEGGGHDIAAGATIPAGSERAFLDEVDAIVAEQVGGAEGGPADTADSATN; this is translated from the coding sequence ATGGCACCGGTCGAGGCCCTGACCGATCACGCCGAGCGCTGTGCACGAACGCTCGCTGACGCCGCCGACGTGCGCGTCGTCACCCACGACGACGCCGACGGCCTGACCGCCGGCGCGATCGCCGCCGAAGCGCTCGACCGGGCGGAGATTCCGGCCAGCGTCCGCGTCGTCGACGGCCTCTCGACCGATCGGATCGAATCGATCGCCGCCGACGGCGGGACGGTCTGGTTCACCGACATCGGCAGTGGGCAACTCGACGCGATCGCCGCCCAGTCGGACTGGACGCCCGTCGTCGCCGATCACCACCAGATCGCGGACGCGTCGATCGACGCCCACTGCAATCCGATGCTCGCCGGCCTCGACGGCGCGAGCGACCTGTCGGGGGCCGGCGCGGTCTACCTCGTGGCACGCGCACTCGTCGGGTCCGAAGCGCGCGACCTCGCCGCCCAGGCGGTCGTCGGCGCAGTGGGCGATCGCCAACTGGTCGACGGCGAACTCGTCGGGGCGAACGCGGCGATCGTCGACGAGGGCGAAGCGGTCGGCGTGATCGAGCGGACGACCGATCTCGACGTGTTCGGCCGACAGACGCGCCCGCTCCCGCAGGTGCTCGCGAGCGCATCCGTCAGTATTCCGGGCGTCCTCGACGACCCCGCGACGGTGACGGCCTGGTTGGCCACTCACGTCGACGATCCCGACCAGCGATGGGCCGACTGTGCGCCGGCGACCCGCCAGACGATCGCGAGCGCGCTGTTCCAGGCCGCGATCGAGCGCGGCGTCCCCGCCGACCGGATCGACGACCTCGTCGGGACGGCCTACACGCTCGCCCGAGAGCCCGACGGGACGGCCCTCCGGGACGCCGCCGAGTTCGCGACACTGCTCAACGCGACCGCCCGGTACGACGAGAGCGAAGTGGGGATCGCGCTGGCGCGAGGCGAGCGCGGCGACGTCCTCGATCGCGCTCGCGAGTTGCTGGAGACCCACCGCGAGAACCTTTCGGCTGGCGTCGACCTCATGCTCGATCGGGGGACGACGACCGAGACCGCGATCCAGTGGGTCGATCTGGAGGACGCGGTCCGCCCCACGATCGTCGGCATCGTGGCCAGTCTCGCGCGCTCGGAACTGCCGGATCGACCGATCATCGCGTTCGCGGACGACGACGGCGATCGCAAGGTCTCGGCGCGCGGACCCGCGCGACTCGTCCGGGCGGGCCTGAACCTCGGCGTCGCGATGGACCGGGCGGCCACCCACGTCGGCGGCGAGGGTGGCGGCCACGACATCGCCGCCGGCGCGACGATTCCTGCGGGCAGCGAACGGGCCTTTCTCGACGAAGTCGACGCGATCGTCGCCGAACAGGTCGGCGGGGCAGAGGGCGGCCCGGCCGACACTGCGGACAGCGCCACGAACTGA
- a CDS encoding cyclin family protein: MYRASDHRAAADALASIEAAAEDLDLDEETASRAADLYLSHRPDADRSKPAVIATSLYVAGRTTGETRSQQRVAEVCDVSRFTIQQRYRDMLAAAGFETPGW, from the coding sequence GTGTACCGCGCCAGCGACCACCGTGCGGCGGCCGACGCCCTGGCGTCGATCGAGGCGGCCGCCGAGGACCTCGATCTGGACGAGGAGACCGCGAGCCGAGCGGCCGATCTCTATCTCTCACACCGCCCCGACGCCGACCGCTCGAAACCCGCGGTGATCGCCACGAGCCTCTACGTCGCGGGCCGGACGACCGGTGAGACCCGATCCCAGCAACGGGTTGCCGAGGTGTGTGACGTCTCACGGTTCACCATCCAGCAACGGTATCGAGACATGCTCGCGGCGGCGGGCTTCGAAACACCTGGCTGGTAG
- a CDS encoding phosphopantetheine adenylyltransferase codes for MQVALGGTFDPIHDGHRALFERAFERGDVTVGLTSDALAPETRAEDRPVRPYDARERNLRAELEPIADAHGRTYEIVELDDPTGVATEPGFDVLVVSPDTEAGGRRINELRREEGHDPLEVEVVDFVTAEDGDPISSTRIVRGEIDAQGRLTPDREGR; via the coding sequence ATGCAGGTCGCGCTCGGCGGAACCTTCGACCCGATCCACGACGGCCATCGGGCGCTGTTCGAACGGGCGTTCGAACGGGGCGACGTGACCGTCGGACTCACCAGCGACGCGCTCGCGCCCGAAACACGGGCCGAAGACCGCCCGGTGCGGCCCTACGACGCACGCGAACGGAATCTCCGGGCCGAACTCGAACCGATCGCTGACGCGCACGGCCGGACCTATGAAATCGTCGAGTTGGACGACCCGACCGGCGTCGCGACCGAGCCAGGGTTCGACGTGCTGGTCGTCTCGCCCGACACAGAAGCGGGCGGGCGGCGCATCAACGAACTCCGTCGCGAGGAGGGACACGACCCACTGGAGGTCGAAGTCGTCGACTTCGTCACGGCCGAGGACGGCGACCCGATTTCGAGTACGCGCATCGTTCGCGGCGAGATCGACGCCCAGGGGCGGTTGACACCCGACCGCGAGGGTCGCTAA
- a CDS encoding winged helix-turn-helix domain-containing protein → MSGDSLDDTTGDDDCELEQSADRAIEEFDERVVDLLSWILETETRARIYIFLRQHHAATSQEIADGTGLYPSTVREAAAELTDEGVLTRQKRESDGAGNNPYEYDAIAPSELVGSFVGDIQQQLNALCDLDAELGLEPSEDEGVTISVEGPDE, encoded by the coding sequence ATGTCCGGGGACAGTTTAGACGATACGACGGGGGACGACGATTGTGAACTCGAACAGAGCGCCGACCGGGCGATCGAGGAGTTCGACGAGCGCGTCGTCGACCTGCTCTCCTGGATCCTCGAAACCGAGACGCGCGCGCGGATCTACATCTTTCTCCGCCAGCATCACGCTGCGACGAGCCAGGAGATCGCTGACGGCACCGGCCTGTATCCGAGTACGGTCCGGGAGGCGGCCGCCGAACTCACCGACGAAGGCGTGCTCACACGGCAGAAACGCGAATCCGACGGCGCTGGCAACAATCCATACGAGTACGACGCCATCGCGCCGTCCGAACTCGTGGGCTCGTTCGTGGGCGACATCCAACAGCAGTTGAACGCGCTCTGTGATCTCGACGCCGAACTCGGTCTCGAACCCTCCGAAGACGAGGGCGTCACCATCTCGGTCGAGGGCCCCGACGAGTGA
- a CDS encoding glutamate--cysteine ligase, translated as METSSAAAFDRMGTLGVEEEFFVVDPATDRPTSGSDELVYEDPPEGDLADRIDHELFKCVLEVQTPLIESIDSAPEAIRSTRKDLSEHVTDHGYGLAAAGLHPAANWQELEHAEKPRYKEQLDRIQYPQHRNTTAGVHVHVGVDDADKAVWIANELRWYLPIVLAVSANSPYWCGIDTGLQSARAKIFENLPNTGVPTAFEDFQAYLDYEKTLLETDAIDDRGELWFDVRPHGEHGTVEIRVPDTHHDVERTIAFVEYSHAIVTDLAERYEDGAGAGACRQELLDENKWRALRYGRDAELLERGCTGASIAIGDVVDRECDRLDVEGLREVYEGPSGAARQREIRDSAGMDALCEALRIV; from the coding sequence ATGGAGACGAGTTCTGCCGCCGCTTTCGACCGGATGGGGACACTCGGCGTCGAAGAGGAGTTTTTCGTCGTCGATCCCGCGACCGACCGCCCGACATCGGGATCGGACGAACTCGTCTACGAGGACCCACCCGAGGGTGACCTCGCCGATCGGATCGACCACGAACTGTTCAAATGCGTCCTCGAAGTGCAGACGCCGCTGATCGAGTCGATCGACAGCGCACCCGAGGCGATCCGATCGACGCGTAAGGACCTCTCCGAGCACGTCACCGACCACGGCTACGGCCTCGCCGCCGCGGGGCTGCACCCGGCGGCGAACTGGCAAGAGCTCGAACACGCCGAGAAGCCCCGGTACAAAGAACAACTCGACCGGATTCAGTACCCCCAACACCGCAACACGACCGCCGGCGTCCACGTCCACGTCGGGGTCGACGACGCCGACAAGGCGGTCTGGATCGCGAACGAACTCCGGTGGTATCTGCCGATCGTGCTGGCCGTCTCTGCGAACTCGCCGTACTGGTGTGGGATCGACACGGGCCTGCAGTCCGCACGCGCGAAGATCTTCGAGAACCTGCCGAACACGGGCGTCCCGACCGCCTTCGAGGACTTCCAGGCGTATCTCGACTACGAGAAGACGCTGCTCGAAACGGACGCGATCGACGATCGCGGCGAACTCTGGTTCGACGTCCGCCCCCACGGCGAACACGGCACCGTCGAGATTCGCGTCCCCGACACCCACCACGACGTCGAGCGCACGATCGCGTTCGTGGAGTATTCCCACGCGATCGTGACCGATCTGGCCGAGCGCTACGAGGACGGCGCGGGGGCGGGCGCGTGCCGTCAGGAACTGCTCGACGAGAACAAGTGGCGCGCACTGCGCTACGGGCGGGACGCCGAGTTGCTCGAACGGGGCTGTACCGGCGCGTCCATTGCGATCGGTGACGTCGTCGACCGGGAGTGTGACCGCCTCGACGTCGAGGGGTTGCGTGAGGTCTACGAAGGCCCGAGCGGCGCGGCCAGACAGCGCGAGATTCGCGACTCGGCGGGCATGGACGCGCTCTGTGAGGCGCTGCGGATCGTGTGA
- a CDS encoding fibrillarin-like rRNA/tRNA 2'-O-methyltransferase, which produces MSLPEGVERRDIDGQETLATRGPPISEEATDGAWRAWDPRRSKLAAMVAVGLDLPITAGEPVLYLGAAAGTTASHVADLAPTYAVEFAPRPARDLVAVAADRDRLFPLLADAREPESYAHVVEPVETIVQDVATRDQADVALANREFLREDGRLALAIKARSVDVTDDPDAVFESELDALREGYEILDRARLDRFHEDHLGVIARPRYCHKQNA; this is translated from the coding sequence ATGAGCCTGCCCGAGGGCGTCGAGCGCCGCGACATCGACGGCCAGGAGACGCTCGCGACGCGTGGCCCCCCGATCAGCGAGGAGGCGACCGACGGCGCGTGGCGAGCGTGGGACCCCCGGCGCTCGAAACTCGCCGCGATGGTTGCGGTCGGCCTCGACCTGCCGATTACGGCGGGCGAGCCAGTGCTCTATCTCGGTGCGGCGGCGGGGACGACCGCGAGTCACGTCGCCGATCTGGCCCCGACGTACGCCGTCGAGTTCGCGCCCCGGCCCGCGCGGGATCTGGTCGCCGTCGCCGCCGATCGCGATCGCCTCTTTCCACTGCTCGCGGACGCCCGCGAGCCCGAATCGTACGCCCACGTCGTCGAACCAGTCGAAACGATCGTCCAGGACGTCGCGACCCGCGATCAGGCGGACGTCGCACTCGCGAATCGCGAGTTCCTCCGCGAAGACGGTCGTCTCGCACTCGCGATCAAGGCCCGGAGCGTCGACGTGACCGACGATCCCGACGCGGTGTTCGAGTCCGAACTCGACGCGCTGCGCGAGGGCTACGAGATCCTCGATCGGGCGCGGCTGGACCGGTTCCACGAGGATCACCTCGGCGTGATCGCCCGGCCCCGGTACTGCCACAAGCAGAACGCTTAG
- a CDS encoding NOP5/NOP56 family protein: MTEAAGWFEDCDLSDEDAVRRAIREGSADATRDWPAIAVEQGVAADREAYYDRLHTATVGATRDAVREREQADDQRVIHQVRALDDCRRTANELAERVSEWAGAELGEREAGLAYARDIAAREDAPESLQRLAQRVVDLDEEADTLESALERSVPSVAPNLAALAGPILAARLIALAGDLKTLARKPSGTVQVLGAEDALFAHLRGSAPSPKHGVIFTHDAVSNTRPEKRGSAARALAGKLSIAARIDHYSGDRRPELEADLDERIKQIRTGGEQ, translated from the coding sequence ATGACCGAGGCTGCGGGCTGGTTCGAGGACTGCGATCTCTCCGACGAGGACGCGGTCAGGCGGGCGATTCGCGAGGGCTCGGCCGACGCGACGCGGGACTGGCCCGCCATCGCCGTCGAACAGGGTGTCGCTGCGGATCGCGAGGCGTACTACGATCGACTCCACACGGCGACGGTGGGTGCGACGCGAGACGCCGTTCGCGAGCGCGAGCAGGCGGACGACCAGCGCGTCATCCACCAGGTCCGCGCGCTCGACGACTGCCGGCGGACGGCGAACGAACTCGCCGAGCGCGTCAGCGAGTGGGCCGGCGCGGAACTCGGCGAACGCGAGGCTGGCCTGGCGTACGCCCGCGACATCGCGGCCCGCGAGGACGCCCCCGAGTCGTTGCAGCGACTGGCCCAGCGAGTCGTCGATCTGGACGAAGAGGCCGACACCCTCGAATCGGCCCTCGAAAGATCGGTGCCGTCCGTCGCGCCCAACCTCGCCGCGCTCGCGGGCCCGATCCTCGCCGCACGGCTGATCGCGCTCGCGGGCGATTTGAAGACGCTCGCGCGGAAACCCAGCGGGACGGTGCAGGTCCTCGGGGCCGAAGACGCCCTCTTCGCGCACCTCCGGGGCTCCGCACCGTCGCCGAAACACGGCGTGATCTTCACCCACGACGCCGTCTCGAACACCCGCCCCGAGAAGCGTGGCTCGGCGGCCCGCGCGCTCGCGGGCAAACTCTCGATCGCCGCGCGGATCGATCACTACAGCGGGGATCGCCGCCCGGAACTGGAGGCCGACCTCGACGAGCGCATCAAACAGATCCGCACGGGGGGAGAGCAATGA
- a CDS encoding cupin domain-containing protein — MYDTAAVEDVEELAPGMTFLRDALDCEHLGVTLLEADPGWAGKPHDHADDGQEEVYLLVEGTATVTIEGEEVGMSAGDAVRIDPDATREIAVGAEPATFVLAGAP, encoded by the coding sequence ATGTACGACACCGCCGCTGTCGAGGACGTCGAGGAACTGGCCCCCGGCATGACCTTCCTGCGGGACGCGCTGGACTGCGAGCACCTGGGTGTGACCCTCCTCGAAGCCGATCCGGGCTGGGCGGGCAAGCCCCACGATCACGCCGACGACGGGCAAGAAGAAGTGTATCTGCTCGTGGAGGGCACGGCGACGGTCACCATCGAGGGCGAGGAGGTCGGGATGAGCGCGGGCGACGCCGTCCGGATCGACCCCGACGCGACCCGCGAGATCGCTGTCGGTGCCGAGCCCGCGACGTTCGTGCTCGCGGGCGCGCCCTGA
- a CDS encoding ABC transporter ATP-binding protein, producing MAAIECDGVHKAYGSIRALDGLTLSIEAGELFGLLGPNGAGKTTTMSILTGQITPDDGTVRVLGTDPVTDPVGVRELVGILPERSSPPSFLTPREYFQFVGAVRAMSDDAVERATREWADRLDLGGHIDTLSTDLSRGQKQKVMIAAAFLHEPEVVFIDEPLANLDPIVQETVKAFLSEYRADGNTILLSTHDVSVAAERCTRVGIVHDGELVTTVRPDAIDERLIDVFTDHVGGERA from the coding sequence ATGGCGGCGATCGAATGCGACGGCGTCCACAAGGCCTACGGGTCGATCCGGGCGCTCGACGGCCTCACACTGTCGATCGAGGCGGGCGAGTTGTTTGGACTCCTCGGCCCCAACGGCGCGGGCAAGACAACCACGATGTCGATTCTCACCGGACAGATCACGCCCGACGACGGGACGGTGCGCGTGCTCGGGACCGATCCCGTCACCGACCCCGTCGGCGTTCGCGAACTGGTCGGCATCCTCCCCGAACGGTCGAGTCCGCCGAGTTTCCTCACCCCACGGGAGTACTTCCAGTTCGTCGGCGCGGTGCGAGCAATGTCCGACGACGCGGTCGAACGGGCGACCCGTGAGTGGGCCGACCGCCTCGATCTGGGCGGGCACATCGACACGCTCTCGACCGACCTCTCACGTGGGCAAAAACAGAAGGTGATGATCGCCGCGGCCTTTCTGCACGAACCCGAGGTCGTGTTCATCGACGAACCGCTGGCGAATCTCGACCCGATCGTCCAGGAGACCGTGAAGGCGTTTCTCTCCGAGTATCGGGCCGACGGGAACACCATTCTCCTCTCGACGCACGACGTCTCTGTCGCCGCCGAGCGGTGTACCCGGGTGGGCATCGTCCACGACGGCGAGTTGGTGACGACCGTTCGGCCCGACGCGATCGACGAGCGGTTGATCGACGTGTTCACCGATCACGTGGGAGGCGAACGCGCGTGA
- the guaB gene encoding IMP dehydrogenase gives MAHGDSTPFSAKLDVPEALTFDDVLLRPKESRVEPDSADVSTRVSTTVELNVPVLSAAMDTVTEGDMAIEMARQGGLGVIHRNLSEEQMVAEIERVKRADELIIRDVVTADPEQTVREVDEMMNREGVSGAPVIGEDDAVLGIISATDVRPYLEVGESDEVREAMTDEVVTASESVTAREALELMYEHKIERVPIVDDANRLIGLITMQGILQRREYDQAARDDEGRLRCGVAVGPFEFDRAVAADEAGADVIFTDCAHAHNLDVVDSAREIKDAVEADVVVGNVGTREAAEDLVDFADGLKVGIGPGSICTTRVVSGAGMPQLTAVSEVADVASDHDVPVIADGGIRYSGDAIKAIAAGADAVMLGSYFAGTDEAPGRVITMNGKKYKQYRGMGSVGAMKSGGGERYLKDVDEDDDYVPEGVEAATPYKGPVENELHQLVGGMKSGMGYVGADTIDSVQQRAEFVRVSSAGQQENHPHDVMITDEAPNYSPGE, from the coding sequence ATGGCACACGGCGATTCCACCCCGTTTTCCGCGAAACTCGACGTGCCGGAGGCACTGACCTTCGACGACGTGCTGCTCCGTCCCAAAGAGAGCCGCGTCGAACCCGACTCCGCCGACGTCAGCACGCGTGTCTCCACGACCGTCGAACTCAACGTCCCCGTGCTCTCGGCGGCGATGGACACCGTCACCGAGGGCGACATGGCGATCGAGATGGCCCGCCAGGGCGGTCTCGGCGTGATTCACCGCAACCTGAGCGAGGAGCAGATGGTCGCCGAGATCGAGCGCGTCAAGCGCGCCGACGAGTTGATCATCCGCGACGTCGTCACCGCCGACCCCGAACAGACCGTCCGCGAGGTCGACGAGATGATGAACCGCGAGGGCGTCAGTGGCGCGCCCGTGATCGGTGAAGACGACGCGGTACTCGGCATCATCTCGGCGACGGACGTTCGCCCCTATCTCGAAGTCGGCGAGTCCGACGAGGTCCGCGAGGCGATGACCGACGAGGTCGTCACCGCCAGCGAGTCGGTCACCGCTCGGGAGGCGCTCGAACTGATGTACGAGCACAAGATCGAGCGCGTCCCGATCGTCGACGACGCGAACCGGCTGATCGGCCTGATCACGATGCAGGGCATCCTCCAGCGCCGCGAGTACGATCAGGCCGCTCGTGACGACGAGGGCCGCCTGCGCTGTGGCGTCGCCGTCGGGCCCTTCGAGTTCGATCGCGCGGTCGCCGCCGACGAGGCCGGCGCGGACGTCATCTTCACCGACTGTGCGCACGCCCACAACCTCGACGTCGTCGACTCCGCCCGCGAGATCAAAGACGCGGTCGAGGCCGACGTCGTCGTCGGGAACGTCGGCACGCGTGAGGCCGCCGAAGATCTGGTCGACTTCGCGGACGGGCTCAAGGTCGGCATCGGTCCGGGCTCGATCTGTACGACCCGCGTCGTCTCTGGCGCGGGCATGCCGCAGTTGACGGCCGTTTCGGAGGTCGCCGACGTGGCGAGTGACCACGACGTGCCCGTCATCGCCGACGGCGGCATCCGATACTCCGGCGATGCGATCAAGGCCATCGCCGCGGGGGCCGACGCCGTCATGCTCGGGTCGTACTTCGCGGGCACCGACGAGGCGCCCGGGCGGGTCATCACGATGAACGGCAAGAAGTACAAACAGTATCGTGGGATGGGCTCGGTCGGCGCGATGAAATCCGGCGGCGGCGAACGGTATCTCAAAGACGTCGACGAGGACGACGACTACGTCCCCGAGGGCGTCGAGGCCGCGACGCCGTACAAAGGGCCGGTCGAGAACGAACTTCACCAGCTCGTCGGCGGGATGAAATCCGGGATGGGCTACGTCGGGGCCGACACGATCGATTCCGTCCAGCAGCGCGCGGAGTTCGTCCGGGTCTCCTCGGCGGGCCAACAGGAAAATCACCCCCACGACGTGATGATCACCGACGAAGCGCCGAACTACTCGCCGGGCGAGTGA
- a CDS encoding DUF7557 family protein, which yields MSTSIRVSEATKDKLEAIKREDETFDELLDRIVVDRSSADVEALLGRAEGISSHMRRANEELSESLEGR from the coding sequence GTGAGCACCTCCATTCGGGTGTCCGAAGCGACGAAGGACAAACTCGAAGCGATCAAGCGGGAGGACGAAACGTTCGACGAGTTACTCGACCGCATCGTCGTCGATCGATCGTCGGCCGACGTCGAGGCGCTTCTCGGCCGTGCCGAGGGGATCTCCTCGCACATGAGACGGGCCAACGAGGAGCTCTCGGAGTCGCTGGAGGGGCGGTAG
- a CDS encoding type II toxin-antitoxin system VapC family toxin, with amino-acid sequence MLYLDDSVLRKAVEDPPDPTVAAYLRDHATEPWAIPATVAWEYLSYYADDGRRRDERRFLERTFEEIAPIDLAVAAEAATLRARLDAIDRSLQAADLLHLATARCGDGRFVTADRDFDAPELYDLLDLTVLDVA; translated from the coding sequence GTGCTGTATCTCGACGACAGCGTGCTCCGAAAGGCTGTCGAGGATCCGCCCGACCCCACGGTCGCGGCGTACCTTCGGGACCACGCTACCGAGCCGTGGGCGATTCCCGCCACCGTCGCCTGGGAGTATCTCTCCTACTACGCCGACGACGGGCGTCGACGGGACGAGCGCCGCTTCCTGGAACGGACGTTCGAAGAGATCGCCCCGATCGACCTCGCCGTGGCCGCCGAAGCGGCGACGCTCCGGGCCCGTCTCGACGCTATCGATCGTTCGCTCCAGGCCGCCGATCTCCTCCATCTCGCGACGGCACGGTGTGGCGACGGCCGATTCGTGACTGCCGATCGGGACTTCGACGCTCCGGAACTGTACGATCTGCTCGATCTCACCGTTCTCGACGTGGCGTGA